The window AGCTCCCCGCACCCGCCCGTCATCGCGACGTGAAGGATCGcttgccggcgcggcggccctcTCCTTGGAGGTCGGCAGGCGCGCGCTGGCCTCTCGCGCCTGCCGACCTCTCGCGATACGTGCGGCCGGGTCCCTAGACACGACACGAGAGAGACCACCCTCGTTCGCTCGCTCGCTCTCCACCCTCGTGTCGCACTCTGTAGCTAGCAGCTTGCTGATGGGTGATGGCCGAGcgagcccggccggccggccagccaggGACCGCCGCATATATGCCACCACCACACGCACCAAGCTTCCATTATATTCTTTCCGCTCCCCTTTCGCGATCCGGCGGGAACAGTGCCCCCGAAGCCGGAGCGGATGTGTGTTGGCGGCGGgagagacgacgacgacggagcAGTGCCAGTGCGTGTGCGTGTGACCGTGTGTTGAAAGCGAAAAGTTCTGATCGGTGCACGTCGCCGGCAGGTCGAGCTAGCTCCTCCTCGGTCCTCGCGGCACGCAGCTGAAAAGGCCTGATCGAGCTGGCCGTACGTCGGTACGTGGGTTTGTGGGGGCGTACTTCCGTGTGGGTCAGCAATGAAAACCAACAAGTACCGGTCACCTAGCTTTCCGGTGTCGGCAAGTCGCTGATCCTTGGGGTGTGTGTGTCGCCGCGAGACTCGCTCGCCCGGCCCGTCGCTATAGACGCTGGCCCCGGATGCTTGAGATGTGATGAAAGGTTTCTGATAAGCAGTTTCCTGACATATGCTTCTATCATTCTAGGACAATTCTGTGCTAGTAGCCTAGTACGCACGAGCGCCTAGGTTCCTCAATCCTCACCGGTTCACCGCTACGGCTTTCTCAGCTCGGAGCGCCACGGGCTGATCGATTGGGCCGGGGCGCGAAAGCGCGGTGGCCGGCCCAGACCCCGCAGGTTCCTCAATGCTTCAACTCCCTTCTCCATTGGCAGGCCGTCAGCTCAGCTcgaaattctcaaaaaaaaaagaaactcagCTCGATCGAACGTGAGATAACGATACGTGCCTGATGCCCTGATGGCCTGATCCGGTGATCCCACTGCGCCGCGCACGTTCAGAAGCCCACGAGATCTCCGGGGAATGTGAAGCAAAAGTTTCGTTGTTGGACCCGACCGATCGGCCGCTCTTACAATCTGTCGTCAGGTCATCGATCAGGCCGGTAAAGGCGAAccgcaaaaaaaatttcgaaaaaatcttgctaatttgaaatactaaatgaagtctatttacaaaattttttatacagatgggttgtaaatcgcgagacgaatctaatggtgctaattaattcataattaacggatggtcactgtagcatcactgttgcaaatcatagattaagtaggcttattagattcgtctcgcgatttacagcctatctatataaaaagttttgtaaatagacttcatttagtactccatgcatgtgtcgaaacattcgatatgACGTTTTTTTAATTTACGGGGTGCATGGGATGAGAACTAAATAGGGGCAAAGTCAGCCGGCTGGTAGACTTGTGAGTGGTGAGAAACAGATTGGTGTGATCCCTTACGACCGTCTGAGGTCTGACTTGTAGAGCCCTTGAAGTAATTCAGGTTCTGTTTGgaaccaaattttttttagaagtctctatcacatcaaaaggaatcttactattttatagtattaaataaaatctgtttataaatgttttttgacagctgagtgctttttcgcgagacgaatctaatgagcctaattaattcataatttgctacagtgatgctacaataaccatccgctaatcataaattaatataccttattagattcgtctgcaatttagccccagggttctgcagttagttttataattaacttttatttaatacttctaaatactaaaaagttccaaGAACTTAAAAAAAGTCattgccaactcacctaagtagtacatgtgacacAGTAAAAaataacttccttttgaactatcacgtggaggggccttttgtccagattggtaacaccaaccgggacaaaagggtcctttagtccgggttggtgccaccaatcgggacaaaagggtcaccctttaatccgagttggtgttaccaaccgggacaaaagggttggGCCTTTTATCCCAGGtgaagccaccaaccgggacgaAAGACCTCTGTCcctccccccgctggcccggctagccgttggacccgtaataaaagccaccttttgtcccgggtccaaagccagccgggacaaatggtctGAAATAAAGTCCTGTTCTGTAATAGTGGTCATGTGAAATTTGAGACGGAAGGATCAAGCCGATTAGTCAGTCGGACAATTAAAAGCAAAAGTTTAAAACGAACATGACATGTGATGCACGTACTGGATACTAACCAGATTACCGGGGAAGCTTTGATTGGGATCGATCGATGGCTGTCAGTCGAGCCAAACAGAAGCCCACTTGTAGGCCAACAGCAAGGCCTGCGATACGATACGACCCCCTAAATCTCCAAACTCCATCATTTATAGTCAGCTGATACGTCGTGTCGGGCCGGACCGGACCTCGCGGAGGTTACTTGCACACTTGCATcgtcaaaaaagaaaaatcccGTTCTTCacctacatttttttttctgacgAATTCTGATCGGTAGGGCTTACTCCTAGGTAGGTCCTCAACCAAGGACTAGGAATTGAGAGGGAGAAGATATGAGCCTATAATCGCTTGTGAATGGGAACAGGTATGGCTACGTGTTACCGCAGGCGACAATACCACCaaaaatcacctaaaaagaTTAATTAGAATAGATTAGATGAGCCGTGAGCCGTCAGCCCAATAACATAGATCACACATAGTATTTGCACATGTTGCGAGCTAAACATGAGAGAAATTGAATACATGCATGCAAAAGAAGACAAAGATGATGGCATACCCACATGCATGCAAATTCAAAACTAAAAAAGCTATAAGTATTAAATTGAGCATCCAGATTAAATTTGGGCATCATGCATCTTTCTTACGACGAgattttcaaaacaagaccacactcaCCTATGTTTGCACAATATTCTTTTAAAACTTTTTAATACTAAATACTTAATTTTAGATACtcggaacaaatattttaacaacataaataaatatttttttatgaacAAAAATTGTTAAacataacgaacaaataataatgtacaacaaacaaaatattaaacattaAGAAAATTTTATTGTATATGATAAATAACGAAGAATGAATATCACAAAAGATGAGCCAATCACCTAATAATTTAATCTATAAGGAGAACAATTGAACAAATGTGCATATCAGGACTGGCTTGCATGGTACTTTGACCCATAAGGATTATTTTCAATTAAATCAGCTTATAAGGCGGCAGTTTCAAGAAGGGATGCTCTTACAGGCCGGGGATTGCTCAACTTCTCGAAATATAAATGGAAGTGAGTGTGAATTTAAATGACACAAAATATGGCAGTTTAAAGTCCCCAACAAAGTTAAGATGTTTGTGTGGAGATTAGCACATAACACCATTAAGAAGAAATGTGGCTAACAGTGGTATTAATATGGACACTATATGCCCTGTTTTGTAGAAGACTTGATGAAGACTGTGGACATCTGTTCTTCAAATGTAAGCATGCTATGTTGGCGCCTCATGAATATTGAAGATATTAGAGCTGAATTGGTGAAATGTCAATCAGGAGTGGATACAATTAATAAGATTTGAGAATTGGAGAGGAGCAAACAATTGAAAGTTATTGTATTTCTTTGGAGATGGTGGTCAGCAAAAAACAAGGCCAATGAAGGTGGAAAGGAGGCAGAGTGAGAATGAGATCTATAACTTTGTATGTTATTACCTGTTGGAGTTTGAAAAACTTGAAgggtgttgacacagaatcgcgccaacacactcgaatgcgctagaacgcgcaggagatcgtcaaaacgatctgaaccagcgatgccctggcggaccggtccgaccggttccgcagaccggtctgaccggttccgcagaccggtctgaccggtgtggagcagagaaccgcgaagacctagaaacgcgagctcgggagggaccccgtcggagcttgcgcggctagggttgctctgaggtcggcaggccactcagaacgtcttcaaacgccgttgagacgagagaagaaagcaatctagggttggaaaagactagggtttgagagataaaaagtaatgcgatagtttgattgattcgattggaaatacctcaatcggccttagcctttatatttataggccaggtaagtcgtacccctctccaagtcggtttatacaagaatttccaaaataaaacaaagCCTACTCAgattacaactggacagaccggtctgaccggtcgaactCTAAACTGCTagaattggctgtcaacaaCGGGAATGCGATGAAGCCCCGGAATAAATGGAAACCACCCCCTCTGGACATGTACAAATCAACTATGACGGGTCTTTCAATCCGAGTAACAGATCAGGGGGTTGGGGATTTGTTGTGAGGGACAATAGTGGTGAGGTTCGAGCTGAGGGGCGGGTAACATCACCTATGCATCATCATCCTTGCAAGCTGAAGTTATTGCAGCATATAAGAGCATCATTCAGGCAGCATGTTTGATCGGAGTGCTATTGGTGGTTTGGTGCATCAAATGAGAGACATTATGCATTTAGAGTTCTCTTGTACTGTCATTGTGTGTAATTGAAGTTGTAATAAGCTGGCGGATTGCTTAGCGGTCCATGGAGCGTAAGTGTTGACATCCGGCTCTTAAGTGTTTATGAGCTAAGTCCCAGGCTATGTAATGGATCTTGTTTTGGGCGATTTGCCTAACAGTATATATAGCACAGCTGTGCTttgtatcaaaaaaaaaaaagaaggttgCTCCCTCGTAGTGTTGACCGGGAGCACGACTGGGCCGCAAACAAGCTGGGCTCGCGATTTGGGCCGTTGGGCATGCCAGATTGTTGATCGTCCAATTGGGCTTGGTTACTCGTCAGTCCTCCCACAGCGCGATCATTTCTGTACGTGGAAAGAAAAAGGGCCGCGTCAGCTGTGGCTTGCGGGCTTCTCGTATGAAAAGCCACCCTTAAATCTGTGCTGTACAAAAGTAACGGTGTTTGAACAGGGACATCGCAAACGGACATCGTTAGTCACTTTCCATGAAACAGACAGCTATGTGAGATGCCAACGTCAGCGCGTCACGGCTTTATGAGCAGCCTCACGGCTACAAAGTCAAAATCGTGTCTGCGGACTTGTGATCGAGCAACGTACGTACGTACTGCTGTACATCCTACGACTCTTCGAGCACGACCCTGCCTGAAGCTGGTCACAGAAACCCCCGTCATGGCTTGCCTTTTTTCTCTCCCATCAAATAAAATACCTTCCTTTTTAAAGATTTTATAAAAGGCCACGGCGGCAGCTGGACCAGGAAGGGCGTTCCATTTTAAATGCGGCGGAAACATCGATGGCAGGAGGAAACATGGAGGCATGATGGACGGCGACGCGTCGCGTGTGGAGCCGGTCTCCGATCCCACTCCGCCCCCGGGCGCCGGTAGACCGTGGGCAGGTGGCGCTGGGTGACCTGCCCTCCTTCACGAGGCGCGTGTTTGACTTGCCGGGCCGCCCGTCGGCGCACGGCTGCACGGGTGGCCGTGCACATGGCCGCCGCGCATCCAGTTCCTTCCGACCTTTTCCCAACTCCGGCGCGTCCACTAGTTTACAGCCAACGCCACCTCCGATTCCCGAACCCCTGAAAATCACCTGCGTCTCCGTCCACTAGTTTACAGCCAACAGCCAACGCTtgggacggggacggggacggggacgccgaCCGAGCCACCCAAAAGCTACGGGCGCCGGGACCCGGCCACCAGGGGAGCTCTCGACTCTCGAGTCTCGAGGGCCCAGCCAGGAGCCCAGGACAGCCAGCCAGCCCCCAAacccctcctccgcccttccATTCGGGTCGCGTCCAGaggcggcaggcaggcaggcagcccgCGCGGGTGCCGACGCCCACCACCTCCCTCCCCCATCGGATCCGGCGCGGCGCGGATCCACGCAGCGGGCGATCAATGGCCTCGTCCTCGGCGGCGGACGAGGTGGCGCCGGCCccggccgaggccgaggcggcggaggccaaggggaaggggaagcggGGCGGGGTGCTGGGGCGGATGTGGCGGGCGCTCTTCGGCGGCCGCGAGGACTTCGAGAAGCGCCTGCAGTACCTGTccaaggaggaggccgccgtgcACGCGCGGATGCGCAGGCGGACGCAGTTCTCGCGCCGCGCCGTGCGCAACCTCATCGTCCTCTCCGTCCTCGCCGAGGTGTGCGCGCgccgatccccccccccccccccgccccccctcCCTCCTGCCTTCCTCCCCCTTTTGTTCTTATTTTCTTCTCCTGATTTGAGATGGTCTCTGCGGACGCGGGGTGGCGGTTGTGTTCGTCGTTGCGTTAGGGttcttcgatttgttgtcgctAGGTCCGCTGATTATGCGATATATAGGCGTTGTGCGTGTCACCTTGAATTGTCTGCTGCGCACCGTGGTCTATTGGCACCGTGAGATTTACCTAGGGTGGGGGTAGAACACCAGGAAAGCATGGCTTTGCTAAAAAACATGGGGACGTTTTTCTTTTTCGACCCAAGGGTAAAAGGGCAAATGCTTTACTGCTCGAAGAAATTAGACTGTGTTTCAGGTACACGTATTGTCTACGTGGGCTGTAGGACGTTTAGGTTTCCAGGGAGTTGTAGACAAGTTTCTCTCATGATGCAGAAGTTCATGCCCAGCCTCACTGATGGATATGATAATTTGGCCTAAAATTCGTTGCAGAGGGATGATCCTTTTGCAATGCGAAATTAACAGCTGCTTTCAGTTTCCTGTGTTTTCTGTCAAAGCTTTAATGCTCCTGAATCCAATGGTATTCATGGGTTTCCTTTATAATTTGTAGTTACCACCAAGTAAATATTTCCTGTGGCAATAATTTTTTTCCCATCCCACTTCCATAGAAGACCCTTGTTCAGTCGTTCAGAAAGTTCTGTCATGTGCTAGTGCTTGATACTATTTTGTTAACGTTAGGAGATCAGATATTTTGAGTGGAGCAACAGCCAATAGGTGTGTTTACAGGAAATGAATATGATATATTTTCTGGCAAAACTGAGAATGTCCCATTTGGGTTCttcctgcttttttttttgggtttgtCATTATGCTCCTTTATCATGTGAATCACTGTTTTGTTTTTCACCCTGGGGATTACGAAGTTGCCCCCCCCTCTTTTTAGCTTGTTAGTTCACTCTTCACTGTATATGATGCAGCTGACATTTTCTTTAAACCATGTTTTCAGGTGGTGGCTGTTGTATATGCTATCATGATGACAAGAGATGAGGATCTAAGTTGGCAAATGAGGGCAATTCGGGTGCTGCCTATGTTTGTTCTTCCAGCTGTATCCTCTGTGATATATTCAACAGTTGTAAGCTTCACAAGGATGCGTAAGTGCCCCAAATGGCAATTTCCGTCTTTCTGAATTGGGATAGTCAGATTCAGTCTTTCTTTCGTATCAAAATCAGTTCTGTCCTTGTTTCTAACACATGTGATACCAGTCTTTTCACTTCTGCTTGTGTGCAAAATTTCCAGAGGTCtcatttttccttttgttttgcctTTTGTGAAATTTGTGTGCTCAGCATGAACACTTGTGTCGGGGAGATTTACCTCAGTACTTGAAATATGTGTCTGGTATTTTCAGAACCCTTATAATATGAACCTTGCATTTGTTTTCCTTGGATGCTGCTCTATTTCCTCATTACTCTTCATGTATCGACATTTTGAAATTTGTGGTTGTTGAAATTGGAAATTTTGTCAATGCAAATAAtgagagtagattgatatcttTGTCCCTAAGAAGACAAATGGAAATACTTGTCCCTGTCCTGTTATACCAAGTAGGTTAAAGCCCTTGTCATGTTTTGTTCCCTTTATAATGATTGGATGCACCTTCAAGTTATGTAGCTATATGCTGTACTGTATACTTGTCACAACTGCTGTTCTATCCGCAAAATGATTAAGAAATAATGATAGTTTACAGTTGCTTGACAAATGAAGAATTAGAAATTTGCATTGATTGTGAAAAATTGAATGATTATTCTGTTGTACATCTGACAAATGGGTATCGTTCTTTAGTCTGGAGAAATGataacaaaaagaaagaaagagataaCATCGGTTTTTGAATAAAGATCTTGATCCATTGCCTTTATGTTTTCTACTATCATGGTAATCTTTTCCTACGTAAACATATATGGTCTAGGATGTTATCACTATTCCATTTTGCTTCAACGAATTTGTATGCGTTTCTATTCACAGTTGAGCGAAAAGACCAGAAGACCCTTGAAAAGTTGAGGGCTGAGAGGAAAGCCAAGATTGATGAGCTTAAAGAGAGAACAAATTATTATCTTACCCAGCAGCTTATTCAGGTAAGTGGACAAGTATCCAGTACTCAAGCTACAAAAATCCATGACTTCCTGGTGTCAGATCTTTTTTCATCTCTTGCGACACCGATACTAAATGGTGATATGTATTGTACATGTCCAGAAATATGATCTTGATCCAGCTGCAAAGGCCGCGGCAGCTTCAGTTTTGGCATCAAAGCTTGGGGAGGAGACTGGTTTAAAACTTCATGTTGGTGAAGAACCAAAGTTGGATGCAGCAGTGGCTAGAAGCAACGATGTTGAGATACTGCCATCCGATGGTTTGAGAAACAGGAAGCAACCCAATGCAAGAGGAAGCAGGACTGGGAGCCCCTCTGCTGCTCATACCCCAGCACAAGGAACTGAATCCAGTCCAACTGCGAGTGCTGGTTTGGAAACTGCACCAGCTCCAATGGTGGTAGAACACCATCAAGGTACAGGGGCCAATGATGGCGGATGGATTGCAAAAATTGCTGCCTTGCTTGTGGGGGAGGACCCATCACAGTCGTATGCTTTGATATGTGGCAACTGTCATATGCATAATGGTGTGTATGATAAACCAAGCACTTTTGTTCCTTCACATATTGTACCCCAAACAAGGACGCGTTACCTATAACATACTAATGTTTGCAGGCTTGGCACGGAAGGAAGATTACCCACACGTAACATACTACTGCCCACATTGTCATGCATTGAACACATCAAAGCAATCCATGGGCCAATACTCAGGCTCCAACTCAGGCCGGTCGACCCCAGCTGTTCCTGCTGATGGACTGTCTGTTTCCAGTTCAGTACAGGAGGGTGTGTTGAGTAACCTGACCACATTGCAGGAGCTGCCAAAGGAAGGAAATGTGGAGAAGCAAGAAACAGAGGCAAGTTGATGGTTCATAAAACTACTATTGTTGATGTGTGTGGAATTAGTTTGTCTTTTAGACATATATCATCATGTTTCAACTGGTCCGAGCCGCAGATTTGGCACTGTTGTAAATTGGAAATAGTGACTGATATGATCCACAGAAACTTAGCGTCCAAAAAGAAGAAATGAGCCATGGTGTGTACATCCATCCTTGAGTGGATGAATTTTGTTGTCTATAGAGTGTCAGTCAAAGACTACCTGCTGCGTGACAAGATGATACTGAAACTGAAAGGCTATGTGACGGAGGCATGCAAAGAGGTCAGTCACATAGCGTTCAGACAAGATGGTGTAGAACATAGATAAGATTGAAGCTTCATTTTCTATTTCTACCATATTTTTTTTGCAAGCACTTGTTCGGAGACCAGGAACATGGAGAAATTTTTGCGTTTGTTTGGACCTTCGTCTTTCCGGCGATGTCTGTAACCTTACACCTTGCAGAATTTCTTCAGCAATGATTCGTTCTTGTTATATCCTCCAACGCCATAGCTTTCGCATGATGTTGAGGCCGCACTTCCATTAGGCGCTGCTTGAtgggtttctttccttttttctctctctctctctgcaacTCGTTTGCTTGCTCGCAGTCCGCAAACAAATTGACTAATTGCTGATCAGCAAGTCCTAGTGTCATTGGTTTGCGGGTTTGTGTGATTGGTTTGCTCGGCGTCTTCGGTTCGCCGTGCAATGTGTCGCCATCAAACGTGCCGAGAAAATTGCAACGTCTGGTTCCGAGGCAATGGCGTGAGCGTCGCCAAGGGGTGCACCTGTCGCTTCCTGTGCACGGAGGCTCTTGCTCCCGCTCCTGTTCTTGTTGATGTCTAATACGCCGTACATTTCAGACTTCGGACAAGTTTACGGCGGCTGGAATGATGTAACATGCATGTACTAAGTGCCTCTTGGACGGGTCATTGTTCGTTGCAGCAAATAAACTTCAGACGACTGAATTTGTTATATTTCTGctctttttctttgtttctatGAAAAACAGTACAATAGGCTGCTCATTTAAACAACTTTTAAGGCGTGCTAATTTAGGAACGTTGATCTAATGTGATCCAAAAAATCTCCCTTACCTATGCAAACTAATTAAAATGGTTCCAAAAGAAAACAGTATAAAACACTTCCTGATCTCACGCAACAACACAACCATAAGACGACCAATTGCAATTTGACGAGATTTGATATCCTACCACTCACCACTCAACAGCCATGGAGCAGTACTTCTCCACTCCTCAGCGTTGCCCTTGCATTGTGGCATTCAGCAGGCAACTCTTCCCTCCTGTTCAAGTCAGCAACTTGATCATAATAGGCTCTGTCCACCCACATGCCCATATTGTCACAATCATTGTCAGTAGCCGGTGAACTAAAGCGACAGAGAGAGAAACACTAGAGCATTGCCTTACCGTAGAGAAACACAATAGCAGGAACGAAGAAGATTGAAGCTTAATCTTCcagttttctttctttgttttgtaGGTTTCTTTCTTGTATTTAGGAAATTTCTCATTTGGGTT is drawn from Panicum virgatum strain AP13 chromosome 1N, P.virgatum_v5, whole genome shotgun sequence and contains these coding sequences:
- the LOC120656535 gene encoding uncharacterized protein At2g24330-like; translated protein: MASSSAADEVAPAPAEAEAAEAKGKGKRGGVLGRMWRALFGGREDFEKRLQYLSKEEAAVHARMRRRTQFSRRAVRNLIVLSVLAEVVAVVYAIMMTRDEDLSWQMRAIRVLPMFVLPAVSSVIYSTVVSFTRMLERKDQKTLEKLRAERKAKIDELKERTNYYLTQQLIQKYDLDPAAKAAAASVLASKLGEETGLKLHVGEEPKLDAAVARSNDVEILPSDGLRNRKQPNARGSRTGSPSAAHTPAQGTESSPTASAGLETAPAPMVVEHHQGTGANDGGWIAKIAALLVGEDPSQSYALICGNCHMHNGLARKEDYPHVTYYCPHCHALNTSKQSMGQYSGSNSGRSTPAVPADGLSVSSSVQEGVLSNLTTLQELPKEGNVEKQETEAS